The stretch of DNA CTTTTGTAAGAGGTACAGGTTGGTTAGGTGTTTGGTATGTACCAATAGTTTTATTTTTGATATTTCTTTTCTTGTTTAATGTCGCTAGACGTAACTTAAGTAGAATGCAATTACCAGATTAACATCTTGTCTCCCCTCTCCGTTTACGGGGTGGGGTTTAATATTTGCAATTGGGAGAAGGAACTATGAATTTTATCGATCGCTTTTTAGAAACTCCCTTAATCTCTTTAATTATTAAAGAGATTAACCAAATCATACACAATAAACAATTAATGTTTTTGCTATTATTTCCGCCAACCGTTCAACTGTTAGTTTTTGGCTTTTCTCTTAACCCCGATGTGCAACATCTTAAAATAGGAATTGTTGACTATGCTAACACTTATGAAAGCCGAGAATTAATTGCAGCTTTTACCGGAAATGAGCTTTTTAAATCAGAAATATATACTTACAGTCAATCAGAATTAAGCCAACAAGTAAGAACCGGAAAAATTACTGCTGGTTTAGTAATCCCGCCTAACTTTAACCGCGATTTATCGCAAAATAAAACCGCAGAAATCCAAGTTTTAATTGATGGCGTTGATGCAAATACCGCCGGAATCGCTAATGGGTATATTAATCAAATTGTTAATCAATATAGCCGCAGTTTCAACGAGAATAAATCACCGCCATTAGTACAAGTACAAAGTATTTTCTTGTACAATCCAGGTTTACTTAGCACTTGGTTTATTGTCCCAGGTGTGATGGGATTAGTGTTAAATTTAACTAGTACTTTAGTCTCTGCAACTACGGTAGTTAGGGAAAAAGATTCCGGTACATTAGAACAATTATTGATGACTCCGGCAGATGCTTGGGAAATTTTATTAGCCAAAATTGTGCCGCTTTTTGTCTTATTAATGGGAGATGTTTTACTAGCTTTAAGTATTGCTAGATTTATTTTTAAAGTGCCGTTGAGAGGCAATGTTATTTTATTTTTTGCCTTGGCGGGACTTTATGTATTTGTGGGAATTGGCATTGGGATTATGTTAGCAACCTTAGCAAAGAGTCAGCAACAGGTAATTTTAATATCTTTCTTTATTAATTTACCAATAATTCAGCTTTCAGGAGCGATCGCACCCATTGAAAGTATGCCAACAATTTTTCAATACCTTTCCTGGTTTAATCCTTTACGCCATTTTGTCAATATTACCAGAGGTTTATTACTCAAAGGCGTTGGGATTGAAGTACTTTGGCCTAACGTATTAATGTTAGCAATTTTTGCCGTAGTTCTACTGACAATTAGTATTAATCGCTTTCGTTCTCAGTTAAGTTAATTTTTAAAGTCCCAAATTTTTCTTCAATTGGTCTAACTCTTCTTGAGCTTCCCAACGACTAAATTCTGCTTCCAAAGAATCCATTCCCCCAGTAGATTTAAAACTACTACCCTGATTCCAACCAACATTTTGTGTTCCCGCTTTAGCACTAGCACGTGCTGCTTCTGCTTGCACTGCTTTCGCTTTTACTTCCTGCCTTCTTACCTGAATTTGTTGATATAATTCTTGAGTTTTAGTAATCCTTTCTTTTACACCTTTCATGTGTCCCCAAAGCTGATTTCCTTGGCGTAACAAAGCAGCTTCATGTTCCTGTGCAGGTTTGACTAAATCAATTCTATTTGCCGCTTTTGCTTTTTCAATGCGAATATGCCAGCGTTGAACTTCCTGTGCAGTGTTAAAAATTTCCTCTTCAACCTTTTTTTCCTGCAACTTTAAATCAGCAATTAATCTTCTAGTATCTTCTTCTTGTTCCCGTAATTGTTCTTCTAAAGCTTGCAATTCCAAATGCGGATTATTCCGCAAAAATTCTTCTAACCGACTTTCTAAAAACCGGGTTAAATCTTCAAATAAACTCACAATCTAAACTCCTGAGTATTTAATTTAAAATTGATCGAGGTTGATTTATATACATATTATAGGGGTTGGTAGGACGGGTTTTTTATGGGAAGTTTTTATTTAGTACATATTAAACCCGCACCTACAAATTCAAAAATTCTAAAACTGTTGTCCGACAAAAATAGAGCGAACTTCGCCATTTTTGCGGATGACAGCTTCAGAATTTTCATTGTTAATTTCTACCAAAGTCCAACCGCTAGAACCGATGCTTTCTCCAACATAAATTCTTCGAGAAACGCCACCGACTTCAAAAATTGCGGCTGACCTATCTCCCAAAACTAAAACTCCTCGCAAACTATACTGATTACCAGAAGTAGGAGCGGTAGCTTGTGTAGACCGATTTCTAAAAGTAGGTTGTGCTGGTGTAGAAGGAATAGCAGCTACTCTAGGAGATTCAGTGGTTGTTTGATTTCGAGAAGCAGCAGGTTTTTCCGCCACAGTTGTGGGTTTGGTTGTTGGAGTTGACGAAGCAGCTGTTGTCGGCTTGGTTGTTGGTGAAGCTGTTTGAGTTGGTAAAGCTGCACTAAGTTTGGGAACAGTTGGCGCTTTTGCTACCGGACGATTAGCTTCTTTTGCTTCCGGTTTAGGTTTTGCTGCTGGAGTTGGGGAAGCTTTTGCTGTAGAATTCGCTGGACTTGGTGCAGCAGCTTGGGGAGAAGGTTTCGCGGCTGGAGCAGCGGGATTTGTGTAAATGATTCTCGGTTGGGGATAGACAGGAATGTAAACTCGTTCTAAAACATTAGGACGGCTAGAGTTTTGGGGTAAATTACCTGGATTTAATACAGGTAATGGTGGTTGTGTCGGTGGAGGTGCTGGCGGAACTACGGGAACTTGCTGGCGATTTTCCGCTTTTCGATCGATACTGTCTAGCGATCGCTGCATATAATCTACAAAAGCTAAATCTTTTTGTGTCGCTTGTGTTGCTTTCGTAGTTGAAGTCGAATTGTTCCCAAATAACGAATTCAATCTACCTTGACCTAAAACCCACAATAGCAAAGTAATTCCCAAAGAAGCGCAAGCCGCAATCAATAGCCATTGTTCCAGAGACTTACCGGACTGCTGACGCTTTTGGATTTTTGCTGGCTTCGCGCTTTGTTCTGTGACTTTTGGACGAGAGGCGATTTCCGCTGGGATTGTCACAGACGGAATACCCATCTTTTGAAAAGAAGCATATTCTGCGGGTTCTTCTGGTACAGTCGGAGTTTCGCTACCAGTTTCGAGTATTCTTTCCACATCTGCGAAAACATCGTCCATCAAACGATTGGCGTTTGCATCCATTGACCAAGGTTGGTCTGGTTTTCCTTCTAAAGATTTGACTGCAATTTGGTTAGTACTGACTTCCTGTGGCATATCTGGCTGATTCACTCCTTGCTGAATTTAACAATAGCGTTTAAAGGCGCGGATGATGCTAGGTGCGAAGCTAAAGTTTCTATAAAAAATATTGCTAGAACCCAACCAAATTATACGCTTGCTCATCAGCTTTAGCTTACAGCAGTTTTTTCCGTGTTGGTAATTGGTAGTTGGACTTTCTAATTCAAAATCAAATTGGTAAAAATCATTACCTTAAGCTTCACACCTTATCATTGCCATAAAATGAACATTGTACTTGTGCATCTATTCCTTTTCCTGATGGTTGATACAGAAAAACCCTTTCTACTTGAAACCATTCACCATCTTTAAATACACAATCTCCGACTCTGGGAATGATACGATAAGCTTTCACCCATTCTTTATCTTCAGTAGGTGCGTTTTCTGTGTTTTGATGTTCAAAAGATGCGTAATAAACAAATTGAACTAAGTATGTTTCCATAAAAAATGTCAGCTAAAACCCCAGACATTATACGCAACTGGTGAATTTATTGCCGGAGAATTTCATCAAATACAAAAATTAATAGATTAGCTTCTTTTGAATTGTATTAAGTAAAAGATAAGACTCGGCGGTTGAAACTGCATCTACACAAACTAAGTCCGCCTGCGCGGACTAAAAAATAACGGGGGTATTAAAGCTGGATTTGGTATTAGTTAGACAATTATCCTTAATCCAAAATAATGTAGAGACATTATATATAATGTCTCTACATTAACCAAGGATGAAAATAACTCTTACCCAGTCCCCAGTCTCGTAAGACAGGCATCTTGCCTGTCATCCCCAGTTCCCATCTACTAAAAAATTCTATTCAACAACCGCAGCACTTAACTGACGGGAACGAAGTTCCAAATACACCAATAAAGCATTCACATCTGCTGGATTAACTCCACCGATTCTCGCTGCTTGTCCAATAGTTAATGGTTTGACTTTGGTTAGTTTTTCGCGGGATTCTTTGGAAAGGGTTTCAATCGCAGAGTAATCTAAATCTGGGGGAAGTTTGCGATGTTCGTGTTTGGCGATTTGGTCGATTTGATGTTGCTGACGTTGCAAGTAACCTGAATATTTCAGGTCAATTTCTACACCTTCCCTTTCTGCTTGGGTTAAGTCAGGGTTTGCCAATCCGTATTTGTTTAAATCAAGATAATGAAAACCTGGACGACGCAATAAATCGCTTAAGGTAATGGAACCTTTGATTGCTTGTTGAGTGTCAGATACGATCGCTTTTCCTATGTCATCATGTTCTTTAATCCGATGACTGTGCAACCGTTCTTTTTCCGCTGCTATATTCGCTTGTTTCCGGTTAAACAATTCCCAACGACGGTCATCAATTAACCCAATTTCCCGTCCTAATGGTGTGAGTCTTTGGTCAGCGTTGTCCGATCGCAATATTAACCGATATTCCGATCGACTTGTCAACATTCGATAAGGTTCGCGCAAATCTTTGGTACACAAATCATCTACCAAAGTCCCGATGTAACTTTGTTCGCGGGGGAAAACAATCATCTCTTGATTTCTGGCAAATCTCGCCGCATTTACACCCGCAACAAAACCCTGCGCTGCTGCTTCTTCATAACCCGTTGTTCCGTTAATTTGTCCCGCACAAAACAACCCGGCAATTTTCTTCGTCATCAAAGTTGGGTAACACTGAGTTGCGGGTAAATAATCATATTCCACCGCATAAGCAGGACGCAACATTTCGCAGTTTTCCAAACCGGGAAGAGTCCGCAACATTAATAATTGTAGATCTTCTGGCAACCCAGTAGAAAATCCTTGAATATACAATTCAGGAATATCTCGTCCTTCCGGTTCGATAAAAATCTGATGACTTTCCTTATCAGCAAATCGAACAATCTTATCTTCAATACTAGGGCAATATCTTGGCCCTTTGGCATCAACCCAACCGCCATAAACCGGAGACAAATGCAAATTTTCCCGAATTAAACGATGAGTTTCTGCGGTTGTCCTTGTCATATAACAAGGTACTTGTTCTCTTTCTATCCAAACTTCCGGGTCAAAACTAAACCACCGAACTTCTTCATCTCCCGGCTGTGGTTCCATCTTACTATAATCAACCGATCGCTTATCAACTCTTGCCGGAGTTCCTGTCTTTAACCTTCCCGTTTCAAAACCTAGTTTATTTAAAGTTTCTGTCAATCCAACTGCGGCAAATTCTCCCGCACGTCCGGCAGACATAGACTTATTTCCCACCCAAATTTTCCCACCCAAAAAAGTACCAGTGGTGAGAATTACTGCTTTACATCCAAACGCTACACCGAAGTAAGTTTCAACGCCAATTATTTCTTCGTTTTTCCCTAAAACTAAGTCTGTCACCATGCCTTCGCGGACTGTCAAATTGGGTTGATTTTCCACAATTCGCTTCATTACCGCTGCATATTCTCGCTTATCTGTTTGTGCACGTAAAGCCCAAACTGCGGGGCCTCTAGAAGAGTTTAGCACTCGTTTTTGGAGGTAAGTGCGATCGGTCATTTTGCCGATTTCGCCCCCAAGTGCATCGATTTCATGTGTTAATTGCGACTTCGCTGGCCCACCCACTGCGGGGTTACAAGGTTGCCAAGCAATTTTATCAAGATTAAGGGTTAAAAGTAAGGTACTACAACCGAGTCGTGCGGTAGCAAGTGCAGCTTCACAACCGGAGTGTCCTGCACCAACAACAACAATATCAAATTCTTTTTGGAATTGTACGGGCATAAGAAGAAAGTGCGATCGGAGTCAAGGTTTGAGTAGCAAGGACTCATATTCGACTTTAGCATTTACATCCACTCTTTGCACTTTAAATCCTGCTATGATTAATTTTACCGTTTCTGGAAACAAGAAATGAAAATTAAGGAACTAACTTATTACGATCATGAATTAGAGTGGCGCTTTAATCCTATCCATTTCTCAGATTTAACTCTGTTAGTTGGTGTCTCAGGAGTAGGTAAAACTCAAATTCTTAGGTCAATAATTGCTCTACGAAAAATTGCCAAAGGTGGCTCCTTAAATGGAGTAGAATGGGATGTTTCTTTCTTGAATACAAACAACTTGTCCTGCCGATGGAAAGGCAAATTTGAAACACAAAAAGAAACACAATTCATTATTGAGGATGAGCAAACAGAAAAATCTAAATTTAGAATTATTGAGGAATACTTATGGACAGATGAAACGCTTATTGTAGAAAGAAATTTTAATGAAACAAAATTTAAGAATAACCCTGTACCAAAACTATCTCCATCTCAAAGTGTTGTACAAATTTTTAGCGAAGAAGAAGATATAGCTCCTATTCAGGATGCTTTTAATCACATAGTTTACACCGATCACGATCAAAGAATCACTAACAGTATATTTTTAAATTATTCTGCTTTTAGAAGAAAATATGATTGTTTAGAAAAAATCCAACAGAGTAATATTCCATTGCAAATTAAGTTGGCTTTAGTTTATCATTATGTTCCCGATACATTTCAAAAAATTAAAAATAATTTCATAGAAATATTTCCTCAAGTGCAAGATATTCAAATAAAACCTATTGAAGGGGAAGATTTACCTTCATTTCTCGCAGATAATCCTATAGTTTACATAAAAGAAATAGGTGTTAATGATTGGATCGCTCAAAATCGAATATCTTCAGGAATGTTTAGAACGCTTATGCACATTAGCGAACTTTACTTATGTGCTGATGGTAGTGTAATTCTAATCGATGAGTTTGAAAATAGTTTAGGAGTAAATTGTATTGATGTTTTGACTGAGTTACTCTTAGAAAATCGTATTTTACAGTTTATCATAACCAGTCATCATCCCTATATCATAAATAAAATTAGTATGGAGCATTGGAAAATAGTTACTCGTCAAGGTGGTGTAGTGACGGCAAGAGATGCCAAGGATTTTAACTTAGGAAAATCCAGACATCAAGCTTTTATGCAATTAATTAATCTTGAAGAATATGCAGAAGGAATAAAAGTTTGATGAATATTTACTTCCTTGTAGAGGGGAAAAGAACTGAAAGAAAAGTTTATCCAGCTTGGCTTGCTTACCTTTTACCAGAACTCCAACAAGTCCAGAGTTACGATGAAGTAGATAGAAATAATTATTATTTGTTTAGTGGTGAAGGTTATCCGTCAATTATTTACGATCATATTCCTAATGCTATTGAAGATATTCGTTCAATAGGAAAGTATAATTACTTTGTTGTTTGTTTGGATGCTGAAGAGAGTAGTGTTAACGATATCAGAGAAGAAGTTGATAGTTTTTTGCAATCTGAAAAAATTGAGATGGGTAATACCCAGATAATTTTGATCATTCAAAATCGTTGTATAGAAACTTGGTTTCTAGGGAATAAAAAGATTTATACAAGAAATCCTCAAAATCCACCTCTTCTAAATTACACCCGTTATTATAATGTAGAAACAGACTGCCCAGAAAAAATGGGTAAGTATCAGAGTTTTAACACTCATGCTCAGTTTCATGAGGCTTATTTAAAAGCATTATTTGAAGAAAAACGTATTAGCTATTCAAAGAAAAATCCTGGTGCTGTTTTGCAAGAGTATTATCTACAGGAATTACGAAAAAGAACGGAAGCTCAATCAGAGCATTTACCTAGTTTCTAGTATTTTATAGAATTTTGTAAAATGATTAAGTCACAGTTGCAAAGTTAGCAATATAGATCGTCCCAGTTAAACTTAATTATATAACGAGGTGTAAGTATGACAAAAGTAGATGCAACCCAAGATCGAAATCGATTAGCAGAGATTATTTCTAATGTAGGCGATCGTGGCGACAGATTTGTAATCGAGCAAGAGGGTAAAGCAGTAGCAGCGATTATCAGCTATGACGATTTAAAGTGATTAGAAGCTTTAGAAGATGCCAGAGATGTGGAAATGATGCGGCGTGCTATGGGGGAAAATGAAGAATTTGTTACGCTGGAAGAAGTCATAGCCAATTACAATGAATTGCATGGCACAGATTTTACCATAGCAAGCATTCTCAATGACAGTAATGATGATGAAGTTTATCAGAATTTGTAGGTGTTAAATATGAAATATATGTTGGCTATTTTATCGTTCGCTTTTGTAGTGCTAAATTCCAAAGTTGTTAAATCTGAGTTTAAACAACCTGGAGGAATTCCAGCAATGTTCCCTCCATTATTAACTAAATCAATTACTGTGTCAGGAAGTTTATCTGCGTATCAATTTAATACTTCCAGAGAACCAACAGTTGCCATCTATCCAAAAAAAGTGGAATTGAATATGGTTTACAATGGGATAGATGATGAAACTTGGCCTTATACAAGAATTTTAGCTACACTTTTAAACAATGTTTGTCAAATCAAAGATGCCAACTTTTCGACAAATTTAATTGAACAAACTTATAGTTCTCGATCGCTCACTCCTGCTGTAAATTTGGGTGGTAATGCGGGAACGACTGTTTCAAAGCGACAAAGTGCAACTCGTAATGGTTGCTTAGTGAAAGTTGAAGTTGATGGAGCTCGTTGGCATACGATTAACACAACGATATCGCCAGCTAGATAGTAAGAGCAACAGCATTATTTTCTTCAGGGTGAACTTAGTAAGTAACAAAAATTTGAAAAATGGAATTAGTTCACCATATAATCAAATCGCCTGATCGGGCAAAATCAACTTAAGTTAACTCATACAAAGAATCTCAGTGAAATATTTTTTTCTTTCTGATGGTTGGACTTATGGGCGCGTGTGGTCGTCGGACGGACTATGGAACGACGCAGCTTGGCGACGCAAACCTCACATTCAACGCTTAAACGTTTATTTTGTCCAAAAAACGGAAGTATTGTGGCTGTATCGAGTTGAAGATGCGATTTTAACAGTTGAAGTTAAACCGACAGATCCAGATCAAATTGAACGGGCAGCTGGTGCGATCGGTCAAGTAGTACTCAAACGATTAATTAGTGCAGACCAAGTACTAGAAAGGCTAAGTGCTGCCGAAACAGTTTGTGAAGTAAAAAATATTCAATCGGTGGTATTGTAACTTAAACTTAAAACTGTAACTTGGGGAGTGAAGCTAATTGTGAGTTCAAGTGCTGTCAACAATACAGCGCCTAGATTTGCTTGCAATAGGTTCAATCAAAAGTTACACTTCTTTAAATACTCTCATTTTGTTAAACGAATTGTTAAACTGCCCAAGGTATCTTAATTAAAGGCAACTTTAGGAAGATTTCCTGGACAGCCGCAGCGAGCAAAACCTTAACAAACTGCACAAAAGTTCGTTGATCCGACATCACTCATCGAGGAGGAGCGTAGTCAATGGGACTACCCTGGTACCGAGTACATACAGTCGTCCTGAATGACCCAGGCAGATTAATATCTGTACACCTTATGCACACTGCCCTAGTGGCAGGTTGGGCTGGTTCGATGGCCCTGTACGAACTAGCTATTTACGACCCCAGCGATCCCGTTCTTAACCCTATGTGGCGGCAGGGTATGTTCGTCATGCCCTTCATGGCACGCTTAGGAGTAACGGACTCTTGGGGCGGTTGGAGCATCATCCCCGACAAAGCAAACATTAATCCAGGTATCTGGAGCTTTGAAGGTGTTGCTGCTGCTCACATCATTTTGTCTGGTTTGCTGTTCCTAGCTGCCGTTTGGCACTGGGTTTACTGGGATTTGGAATTATTCAGAGATCCCCGGACTGGCGAACCTGCGCTGGACTTGCCAAAAATGTTTGGCATTCACTTGTTCTTATCTGGTTTACTTTGCTTTGGTTTCGGTGCTTTCCACCTCACAGGTCTATTTGGCCCTGGTATGTGGGTTTCCGATCCTTATGGCATAACTGGGCACGTTCAACCCGTAGCACCAGAATGGGGGCCAGCCGGATTTAACCCCTTCAACCCTGGTGGCGTTGTGGCACACCACATTGCGGCAGGTGTTGTGGGTATTATTGCTGGTTTGTTCCACTTAACAGTTAGACCACCGGAAAGACTCTACAAAGCTTTACGGATGGGTAACATTGAAACCGTGCTTTCTAGTAGTATTGCGGCGGTTTTCTTTGCTGCCTTTGTGGTTGCTGGTACGATGTGGTACGGCAATGCTACTACGCCAATCGAATTGTTCGGCCCCACTCGTTATCAGTGGGATCAGGGTTACTTTAAACAAGAAATCCAACGCCGCGTGCAAGCTAGCGTAGCTGGTGGAGCAACCCTGGCTGAAGCTTATGAACAAATTCCCGAAAAATTGGCTTTCTACGATTACGTAGGTAATAGCCCAGCTAAAGGCGGTTTGTTCCGCGTTGGCCCAATGAACAAGGGAGATGGTCTAGCTCAAGGATGGTTAGGTCATCCAGTATTCAAAGATGCAGAAGGTCGGGAACTGACTGTTCGCCGCTTGCCTAACTTCTTTGAAAACTTCCCTGTGGTTCTGACTGATAAGGATGGCATTGTTCGTGCTGATATTCCTTTCCGTCGTGCTGAATCTAGATATAGTTTCGAGCAAGTTGGTGTAACTGTTAGCTTCTACGGTGGTTCGTTGGATGGTCAGACTTTCAGCGATCCTACTGATGTGAAGCAATATGCTCGTAAAGCTCAATTGGGTGAACCTTTTGAGTTCGATCGGGAAACTTTAAATTCTGATGGTGTGTTCCGTACCAGCACTCGCGGTTGGTTCACTTTTGGACACGCTGTATTTGCGCTGTTGTTCTTCTTCGGTCATATTTGGCACGGTTCTCGTACTCTCTACCGTGATGTGTTCGCGGGTGTCGATCCAGACTTGTCTGAAGAGCAAGTGGAATGGGGCTTCTACCAAAAAGTGGGTGACAAAACTACCCGCCGGAAAGAAGCTATCTAATTCTCTTGTGTAAGGACTTTAGCTAGGGTCTAACGACTAACTAATTTCATGTATATTTGTTAGATACGTTAGACCTTTCTTTGTGACTCCTTGGTAGACTGTTAATTGGCAGGATAGTCAGGATTTTTTGATATGGAAAGCATTGCTTACGTTCTCATCTTTGCTATTACTTTGGGTGTGCTGTTTTTTGCGATCGCTTTTCGGGAACCTCCCCGGATCGAGAAATAATCACTACCCCGTTCTGTAATGGTTACGGTTTAAAATTTGCAACAGCTGTTACCTAACTGGCGATCTAACCAAAACCAGAAAAATCGGTAACAGCTGAATTTGCTATTTTTACAAAAGCATGGGTTTTATGTCAAAATTTCGATTGAGGAGCGATCGGTAAGAAAATTTTAGTCAATTTAAAAATAGGGTGTAAGAATTTAGTGTAAGAAAACAGGAAAATAAAGAATACATGATTTAAATGTACGACAGGTGAGTAATTAAGCTGGCGGGGAAAGAGGAGAACTTAAAGATTTTTCCTGGGTTTCCCAATTTTTTTTAATACTCACTAGCTTACAACTTACCACTGTTTAGTATAAAAGGATTTTACAAAATGCGCTGTCCTTTCTGTAATAACCCAGATAATCGTGTGCTGGAGTCACGTTCAGCAGAAGGCGGACAAAGTATTCGCCGTCGTCGAGAATGTCTTTTATGTAAGCGTCGCTTTACAACTTATGAACAGATTGAGTTTGTTCCGGTGACGGTGATTAAGCGAGATGGGAGACGAGAAGGTTTCGATCGATCGAAACTATTACGCGGGATCGTTCGCGCTTGCGAAAAAACTGGTATTCCCCAGATTCGTTTAGAAGCGCTTACAGATGAAGTAGAATCCGAATTACAACAGCGAGAAGTGCGAGAAGTTACCAGCAATGAAATCGGGGAATTAGTTTTGCAAAAACTCCGCCATTTAAGTGAAGTAGCTTATGTACGCTTTGCTTCTGTTTATCGTCAATTCCGTAGCATTGCTGATTTTATTAATACCTTAAATCAACTCCGCAATGATACTCCCCCAATACATAGGGAAGGAACATCGACAAACAACACTGCTATTGCAGAAAATTCTCGCTTAAAAATTGAGGAAAACCAAAAAACAGTTACTTTCAGCGCTCATTCTTAGATTTATTTCCCTCTGTTAACCTAACTCTGCTATTTTTACCAGCAGTAATTTTGTCATGCAAATTGCTTCTTTTGGGTTTTTCCCGACGGGAAGCAAGTCAGTTGAATGTCGATCGAGTCTCTGCGTACAGCAAAAAACCAAGAAAATAGTAAAAACTAGTTTCACTGGCTCTAGTTAAGTTAAAATAATATGTCTGGACTCTGAATCCCCTTAGCTAAAGCTGCTAAAATATGAGATTTGGAGTGATGAAGGTGTAAACGGCACTGTAAAAACGTGCGTATACATCGACAGGAGGCGTAATTTTTACTAAAGATAATTACAAGGATTTGGTTCGCATGGTCAATCAGAAAACAACAACTGCCGAAATTGGTTTTACGATCGAGGATTTTGCCGCTCTACTCGACAAATACGATTATCACTTTAATCCAGGTGATATTGTAGCTGGTACTGTATTTAGTATAGAGCCGAGGGGCGCTCTGATTGACATTGGTGCTAAAACAGCAGCTTATATTCCCATTCAGGAAATGTCGATTAACCGGGTAGACGCTCCTGAAGAAGTATTGCAATCTAATGAAACCCGCGAATTCTTCATTCTCACAGACGAAAATGAAGATGGACAATTAACGCTTTCAATTCGCCGCATTGAGTATATGCGTGCTTGGGAACGGGTGCGTCAGTTGCAAGCAGAAGATGCTACCGTTCGCTCTCAGGTTTTTGCTACCAATCGTGGTGGAGCATTAGTCAGAATTGAAGGTTTACGTGGTTTTATTCCAGGATCTCATATTAGTACCCGCAAGCCTAAAGAAGATTTGGTAGGTGAAGAATTACCACTAAAATTTTTAGAAGTAGATGAAGACAGAAATCGTTTAGTTCTAAGTCATAGACGTGCATTAGTTGAGCGGAAGATGAACCGCTTAGAAGTAGGAGAAGTGGTAATTGGTTCGGTACGTGGTATCAAACCTTATGGTGCGTTTATTGATATTGGTGGTGTGAGTGGGTTGCTACACATTTCGGAAATTTCCCATGAGCATATCGATACACCCCACAGCGTTTTCAATGTTAATGATGAAATTAAGGTAATGATCATTGACTTGGATGCGGAAAGAGGCAGAATTTCGCTTTCTACTAAGCAGTTAGAACCAGAAGCTGGGGATATGATCCGTAACCGCGATCGCGTTTACGAAATGGCGGAAGAAATGGCAGCGAAGTATCGGGAACAACAAAGAGCGAAGTTGTTAGGTGAAGTTCCACCAGCAGCAGAAGAAGCTGTGGCGGAAGAAGCTGTGGCGGAAGAAGCTGTAGCGACGGAAGCAGAAATTGCAGAGGTAACTGCGGAAGAGGATATTCCACCTGCGGTTGAAGAATTGGAACCTGTTCCAGCTGCGGTTGGTGCGGCAGCAACAGCTGAACCGGAAGCAGTTGCAGAAGTTGCAGAGGAAATACCTTCGGCTGAAGATTAATAGTTAATTTTGAAAAA from Phormidium ambiguum IAM M-71 encodes:
- the nrdR gene encoding transcriptional regulator NrdR is translated as MRCPFCNNPDNRVLESRSAEGGQSIRRRRECLLCKRRFTTYEQIEFVPVTVIKRDGRREGFDRSKLLRGIVRACEKTGIPQIRLEALTDEVESELQQREVREVTSNEIGELVLQKLRHLSEVAYVRFASVYRQFRSIADFINTLNQLRNDTPPIHREGTSTNNTAIAENSRLKIEENQKTVTFSAHS
- the psbB gene encoding photosystem II chlorophyll-binding protein CP47, with the protein product MGLPWYRVHTVVLNDPGRLISVHLMHTALVAGWAGSMALYELAIYDPSDPVLNPMWRQGMFVMPFMARLGVTDSWGGWSIIPDKANINPGIWSFEGVAAAHIILSGLLFLAAVWHWVYWDLELFRDPRTGEPALDLPKMFGIHLFLSGLLCFGFGAFHLTGLFGPGMWVSDPYGITGHVQPVAPEWGPAGFNPFNPGGVVAHHIAAGVVGIIAGLFHLTVRPPERLYKALRMGNIETVLSSSIAAVFFAAFVVAGTMWYGNATTPIELFGPTRYQWDQGYFKQEIQRRVQASVAGGATLAEAYEQIPEKLAFYDYVGNSPAKGGLFRVGPMNKGDGLAQGWLGHPVFKDAEGRELTVRRLPNFFENFPVVLTDKDGIVRADIPFRRAESRYSFEQVGVTVSFYGGSLDGQTFSDPTDVKQYARKAQLGEPFEFDRETLNSDGVFRTSTRGWFTFGHAVFALLFFFGHIWHGSRTLYRDVFAGVDPDLSEEQVEWGFYQKVGDKTTRRKEAI
- a CDS encoding 30S ribosomal protein S1 — protein: MVNQKTTTAEIGFTIEDFAALLDKYDYHFNPGDIVAGTVFSIEPRGALIDIGAKTAAYIPIQEMSINRVDAPEEVLQSNETREFFILTDENEDGQLTLSIRRIEYMRAWERVRQLQAEDATVRSQVFATNRGGALVRIEGLRGFIPGSHISTRKPKEDLVGEELPLKFLEVDEDRNRLVLSHRRALVERKMNRLEVGEVVIGSVRGIKPYGAFIDIGGVSGLLHISEISHEHIDTPHSVFNVNDEIKVMIIDLDAERGRISLSTKQLEPEAGDMIRNRDRVYEMAEEMAAKYREQQRAKLLGEVPPAAEEAVAEEAVAEEAVATEAEIAEVTAEEDIPPAVEELEPVPAAVGAAATAEPEAVAEVAEEIPSAED
- a CDS encoding photosystem II reaction center protein T, encoding MESIAYVLIFAITLGVLFFAIAFREPPRIEK